One genomic segment of Hymenobacter psoromatis includes these proteins:
- a CDS encoding Imm51 family immunity protein, which yields MTSTFPFKIAAASVPADSARQFVIVAEVGELDDYFQLFEDFGYGGDGLSWREHIETIIEEYEPELLDHLEFEEVGETFLAYADGPDAVRQFMHYVLPYFGDLGKLKKYLSQADPSDFFA from the coding sequence ATGACCTCTACTTTCCCTTTTAAGATAGCTGCCGCCAGTGTCCCGGCCGACTCAGCCCGCCAGTTCGTAATAGTAGCCGAGGTAGGCGAGCTGGACGATTATTTTCAGCTCTTTGAAGACTTTGGCTACGGGGGCGATGGCCTCTCGTGGCGCGAGCACATTGAAACCATTATCGAAGAGTACGAGCCCGAACTGCTCGACCACCTGGAGTTTGAGGAGGTCGGCGAAACCTTCCTGGCCTACGCCGATGGCCCCGACGCGGTGCGGCAGTTTATGCATTATGTGCTGCCCTATTTCGGCGATTTAGGTAAGCTCAAGAAGTACCTCAGCCAGGCCGACCCCAGCGATTTCTTCGCGTAG
- a CDS encoding heavy-metal-associated domain-containing protein → MPTLTFKTNINCGGCLKAVTPTLNGEPAIQHWQVDTANPDKTLTVSTDLSAEAVRALVAHAGFEAQPA, encoded by the coding sequence ATGCCAACCCTGACTTTCAAAACCAATATCAACTGCGGCGGCTGCCTCAAGGCCGTTACGCCCACCCTCAACGGCGAGCCGGCTATCCAGCACTGGCAGGTAGACACCGCTAACCCCGATAAGACCCTGACCGTGAGCACCGACCTCAGTGCCGAGGCGGTGCGCGCCCTGGTCGCCCACGCGGGCTTCGAGGCGCAGCCAGCCTAG
- a CDS encoding heavy metal translocating P-type ATPase, giving the protein MPTSDTTTETATLDIEGMNCAACAAAVEKSLSRAPGVRSALVNFATEQATVQYEAGPASPATLKAAVERAGYAVAERAPATSAADRQAEIDQQKAAAYAQLKRRFWVAAGLAAVIMPLSMLMLWPALMQRVNSQWLNYLLLLLTLPVLVFSGREFYVSAWNGLRHRSANMDTLIAVGTGAAFTYSLAATLLPGFFARHGLRPDVYYDTTATIIALILLGKVLEARAKSRTSAAIRALLGLRAKTARVLRPNGQEVDIPLEQVRVGDVVRVRPGEKIATDGIIQEGRSAVDEAMLTGESLPVEKQAGDSVFGATLNKTGSFSFAVTKIGADTLLAQIVQLVEDAQGSRAPIQRLADRVSAVFVPTVVIIALLTFGLWLGLAPAATRWPLALTTFVAVLIVACPCALGLATPTAIMVGTGKGAEYGVLIRNAEALEKAYKVDTVLLDKTGTITKGEPAVTDFLPVAGRSAGPLLALAAAVERRSEHPLAAAVVQYAAAQGTSQQEAADFRAVQGQGAAATVAGQQVLIGNRRLLAEAGVALPPALAAKADQLLAQAKTVLYVAVDGQAAGLLGVADTLRATSVAAIAQLQKRGLTVVMLTGDNPQAAAQVAAEVGITRYFAEVLPGDKAAKVKELQAEGRTVAMVGDGINDAPALAQADVGLAMGGGTDVAMEAAAITLLHADLQGVVTALDLSRQTMRTIRQNLFFAFVYNALGIPLAAGLLYPVFGWLLSPMLAAGAMALSSVSVLTNSLRLRRFRP; this is encoded by the coding sequence ATGCCCACCTCTGATACTACTACCGAAACCGCGACCCTTGATATTGAGGGCATGAACTGCGCCGCTTGCGCGGCGGCGGTCGAAAAATCCCTGAGCCGCGCGCCGGGCGTGCGCAGCGCCCTGGTCAATTTTGCCACCGAGCAGGCCACTGTGCAGTATGAGGCCGGTCCCGCCAGCCCCGCCACCCTCAAGGCAGCCGTGGAGCGCGCCGGCTACGCCGTGGCCGAGCGCGCCCCCGCTACTAGCGCCGCCGACCGCCAAGCCGAAATCGACCAGCAGAAAGCCGCCGCCTACGCCCAGCTCAAGCGCCGCTTTTGGGTGGCGGCCGGGCTGGCGGCTGTCATCATGCCCCTGAGTATGCTCATGCTCTGGCCGGCCCTGATGCAGCGCGTGAATAGCCAGTGGCTCAATTATTTGCTGCTACTGCTAACCCTGCCCGTGCTGGTATTCAGTGGGCGCGAGTTCTACGTGTCGGCCTGGAACGGCCTGCGTCACCGCTCCGCCAACATGGATACGCTTATTGCGGTGGGCACGGGCGCGGCGTTCACTTATAGCCTGGCGGCTACTCTATTGCCCGGTTTTTTTGCGCGGCACGGGCTGCGGCCCGACGTGTATTACGACACCACGGCTACCATCATTGCCCTCATTTTGCTGGGTAAGGTGCTGGAAGCGCGGGCCAAAAGCCGGACTTCGGCCGCTATCCGGGCCCTGCTGGGCCTGCGCGCCAAAACGGCCCGCGTGCTGCGCCCCAATGGCCAGGAAGTGGATATTCCGCTGGAGCAAGTGCGGGTCGGTGACGTAGTGCGGGTACGGCCCGGCGAGAAAATCGCCACCGACGGTATCATTCAGGAAGGCCGCTCGGCCGTGGATGAGGCCATGCTTACCGGCGAGAGCCTACCCGTGGAGAAGCAAGCCGGCGACTCCGTGTTCGGAGCCACGCTCAACAAAACCGGTTCTTTCAGCTTCGCGGTCACTAAAATCGGGGCCGATACCCTACTGGCCCAGATTGTGCAGCTGGTGGAAGATGCCCAGGGCAGCCGCGCGCCCATTCAGCGGCTGGCCGACCGCGTGAGCGCCGTATTCGTGCCTACCGTGGTCATTATCGCGCTGCTCACCTTCGGGCTGTGGCTCGGGCTGGCCCCGGCCGCCACGCGCTGGCCGCTGGCGCTCACCACGTTCGTGGCCGTGCTCATCGTGGCCTGCCCCTGCGCGCTGGGCCTGGCCACGCCCACGGCCATTATGGTGGGCACCGGCAAGGGGGCCGAATACGGAGTGCTGATTCGCAATGCGGAGGCCCTCGAAAAAGCGTATAAAGTCGATACCGTGCTGCTCGATAAAACCGGTACTATCACGAAGGGCGAGCCGGCCGTGACGGACTTCCTACCCGTCGCCGGCCGGTCCGCCGGGCCGCTGCTGGCCCTGGCCGCCGCCGTGGAGCGCCGCAGCGAGCACCCGCTGGCGGCGGCCGTAGTGCAGTACGCCGCCGCGCAAGGCACTAGCCAGCAAGAAGCTGCCGATTTTCGGGCCGTGCAGGGCCAGGGCGCGGCGGCCACCGTGGCCGGCCAGCAAGTGCTCATCGGCAACCGCCGGCTGCTGGCCGAGGCCGGCGTGGCCCTGCCCCCCGCCCTGGCCGCTAAGGCCGACCAGCTATTAGCCCAGGCCAAAACTGTGCTCTACGTGGCCGTAGATGGCCAGGCGGCGGGCCTGCTCGGCGTAGCCGATACGCTACGCGCCACCTCGGTGGCGGCTATTGCGCAGCTGCAAAAGCGAGGCCTGACCGTGGTAATGCTGACCGGCGACAACCCCCAGGCCGCCGCCCAGGTGGCCGCCGAGGTGGGCATCACACGCTACTTTGCCGAGGTGCTACCCGGCGATAAAGCTGCCAAGGTTAAGGAGTTACAGGCCGAAGGCCGCACCGTGGCAATGGTGGGCGACGGTATTAACGACGCGCCCGCCCTGGCCCAGGCCGATGTGGGCCTGGCAATGGGCGGCGGCACCGATGTGGCAATGGAAGCCGCCGCTATCACCCTGCTGCACGCCGACCTGCAGGGCGTCGTCACGGCCCTCGACCTTTCGCGCCAAACCATGCGCACCATCCGGCAAAATCTATTTTTTGCCTTCGTGTACAACGCGCTGGGCATTCCGCTGGCCGCCGGGCTGCTCTACCCCGTCTTCGGCTGGTTGCTTTCGCCCATGCTGGCCGCCGGCGCAATGGCCCTCAGTTCGGTGTCAGTGCTGACTAACTCGTTGCGCCTGCGCCGATTCCGGCCGTAG
- a CDS encoding DUF4112 domain-containing protein, producing the protein MPQPVRPPVPTPLAVDERLRWVEHVARLMDSQFRLPGTRFRFGLDPVLGLVPIVGDLSTTLVSVALLLTMMRHGASGAVAVRMALNILIDSVVGAVPILGNIFDFTFKSNERNVALLRRHYAEGRYKGSGRGLVVVIVLVLLGALGLVVWGSVALLHWAWIYFAAHPMTSAA; encoded by the coding sequence ATGCCGCAACCCGTTCGCCCGCCCGTGCCTACCCCCCTCGCTGTTGATGAGCGCTTGCGCTGGGTCGAGCACGTAGCACGCCTGATGGATAGCCAGTTTCGATTGCCGGGCACCCGGTTTCGCTTCGGCCTCGACCCGGTGCTGGGCCTGGTGCCCATCGTAGGTGACTTGTCCACCACGCTCGTGTCGGTGGCCCTGCTGCTGACCATGATGCGCCACGGAGCCAGCGGCGCGGTGGCCGTGCGTATGGCCCTCAATATTCTGATTGACAGCGTAGTAGGGGCCGTTCCCATCCTGGGTAATATCTTCGACTTCACCTTCAAAAGCAACGAGCGCAACGTGGCCCTGCTGCGCCGCCACTACGCCGAGGGCCGCTACAAGGGTAGCGGCCGGGGCCTGGTGGTGGTTATCGTGCTGGTGTTGCTGGGCGCACTGGGGCTGGTAGTGTGGGGTAGCGTGGCGCTGCTGCACTGGGCGTGGATATATTTCGCAGCTCACCCCATGACGAGCGCGGCGTAG
- a CDS encoding alpha/beta hydrolase family protein, with protein MPKYLTLLACLAALPLLAQQAPKKPLDHTVYDAWQSVANQRISPNGKYVLFQVKPQQGDGMLHLATAANHPLRLISRGDSAQFSADSRFAVFYIKPRYQDVRQARIKKKKPDQMPKDSLGIYTLTSGQLSKYADVKSFQLAEEAPVLAFLGVKPLVKDSLKKAPVDSVKKITTKLLETNKEGARLTVIDLPTGRVRTFEAVTDYQVSKRGNKVAFAVAAAKGSKTVSGLFVYEVAANSLRQLSGGRGVYKNLAFDDAGQQLAFTAEKQPEKALVKPFSLYYADFGADSARVALAPSAGALPKGWSPSGFGKVFFSDNGEKLFFGTAPDPLPQDTTLVDFEHAKLDIWNYKDDYLQPMQLKTLKKDLQRNYLAVIYPKQHNKFVQLEDEYLRDALVAEKNDAEYVLALTDTAKRVAMQWEGGTRKQAYLVSTRTGERIAINPQASKGQFQLSPLGRYVVWYDYVAKNWFSFAAATRQTTNLTKQTGVAFADEENDSPDDPQPYGVAAWAQDDAAVLLLDRYDIWQVNPQTGAALNFTQGVGRRNKLIFRYSLPVEKQKFIGAKDELWLLTQNETTKEWGYYKKKLASAAAPQRVVLAPFSYSPLMQAKHAPVFLYTKANVSHPADLYLSRDLTHETQFSHLNPQQAGYNWLTAGLVHWTTPKGHAATGILYKPENFDPAKKYPMVVYFYEKLSSGLYQYHAPAPTPSRLDIALFASNGYLVFTPDISYTIGEPGPSAVEFVNSGVESLKKNAWVDGAHIGLQGQSWGGYQVAFLITQTNRYAAAWAGAPVVNMTSAYGGIRWESGMSRQFQYERTQSRIGGTLWEKPEVYIRNSPLFFLPQVQTPVVIMANDADGAVPWYQGIEMFTDLRRLGKPVWLLQYNGEAHNLVKRENRKDISIRELQFFDHYLKGAPAPVWLEKGVPAVEKGRSWGLEMSGSQ; from the coding sequence ATGCCCAAGTACCTGACCCTGCTGGCCTGCCTGGCGGCCCTACCCCTGCTGGCGCAGCAAGCCCCCAAAAAGCCGCTCGACCACACAGTGTATGACGCCTGGCAAAGCGTTGCCAATCAGCGCATCAGCCCTAATGGCAAGTATGTTTTATTTCAGGTGAAGCCCCAGCAGGGCGACGGCATGCTGCACCTGGCCACGGCCGCCAACCACCCGCTGCGGCTGATAAGCCGCGGCGACTCGGCGCAGTTTTCGGCCGATTCGCGGTTCGCAGTCTTCTACATCAAGCCGCGCTACCAGGACGTGCGCCAGGCCCGCATCAAGAAGAAAAAGCCTGACCAGATGCCCAAAGACTCGCTGGGTATCTATACCCTAACCAGCGGCCAGCTCAGCAAGTACGCCGATGTGAAGTCGTTTCAGCTGGCCGAGGAAGCGCCGGTACTGGCTTTTTTGGGCGTGAAGCCGCTGGTGAAGGACTCGCTTAAAAAAGCGCCCGTGGATTCGGTGAAGAAAATTACCACTAAGCTGCTCGAAACCAACAAGGAAGGCGCACGGCTTACGGTAATTGACCTGCCCACGGGCCGCGTGCGCACGTTCGAGGCCGTGACCGATTACCAGGTAAGCAAGCGGGGCAATAAGGTGGCTTTCGCCGTGGCGGCTGCCAAGGGGAGTAAGACGGTGTCGGGTTTGTTTGTGTATGAGGTGGCAGCCAACAGCTTACGCCAGTTGAGCGGGGGTAGGGGCGTGTACAAAAACCTGGCTTTCGACGATGCGGGCCAGCAGCTGGCCTTCACCGCCGAGAAACAGCCCGAAAAGGCGCTGGTCAAACCCTTTAGCTTGTATTACGCTGATTTTGGGGCCGATAGTGCCCGCGTGGCGCTGGCTCCGAGCGCCGGCGCGCTGCCCAAAGGCTGGTCGCCGAGCGGCTTTGGCAAGGTGTTTTTCAGTGATAATGGGGAGAAGCTGTTTTTCGGCACCGCACCCGACCCGCTGCCGCAGGACACGACGCTGGTGGACTTTGAGCACGCCAAGCTCGACATCTGGAACTACAAGGACGACTACCTGCAGCCCATGCAGCTGAAAACGTTGAAGAAGGATTTGCAGCGTAACTACCTGGCTGTCATTTATCCAAAGCAGCATAATAAGTTTGTGCAGCTGGAAGACGAGTACCTGCGCGACGCGCTGGTGGCCGAGAAAAACGATGCCGAGTACGTGCTGGCCCTCACCGACACGGCCAAGCGCGTAGCCATGCAGTGGGAGGGCGGCACTCGCAAGCAGGCGTACCTGGTTTCGACCCGCACCGGCGAGCGCATCGCCATCAACCCGCAGGCCAGTAAGGGGCAGTTTCAACTCTCGCCGCTGGGCCGCTACGTGGTGTGGTACGACTACGTGGCGAAAAACTGGTTCTCGTTTGCCGCCGCCACCCGCCAAACCACCAACCTCACCAAGCAAACGGGGGTAGCCTTTGCCGACGAGGAGAACGACTCGCCCGACGACCCGCAGCCCTACGGCGTGGCCGCCTGGGCCCAGGACGACGCAGCCGTGCTGCTGCTGGACCGCTACGATATCTGGCAAGTGAACCCCCAGACCGGCGCGGCCCTCAACTTCACGCAGGGGGTAGGAAGGCGTAATAAGCTGATTTTCCGCTACTCCCTGCCGGTGGAAAAGCAGAAGTTTATCGGCGCGAAAGACGAGCTGTGGCTGCTGACGCAGAACGAAACCACCAAGGAATGGGGCTATTATAAGAAGAAGCTGGCCAGCGCCGCCGCGCCGCAGCGGGTCGTGCTGGCCCCGTTTAGCTACTCGCCGCTGATGCAGGCCAAGCACGCGCCGGTGTTTCTCTACACCAAGGCCAACGTGAGCCACCCGGCCGACCTCTACCTGAGCCGCGACCTGACCCATGAAACCCAGTTCAGCCACCTCAACCCGCAGCAGGCCGGCTACAACTGGCTCACGGCCGGGCTGGTGCACTGGACCACGCCGAAGGGCCACGCCGCCACGGGCATTTTGTATAAGCCCGAGAATTTTGACCCCGCCAAAAAGTATCCGATGGTGGTGTATTTCTACGAAAAGCTGTCGAGTGGCCTCTACCAGTACCATGCGCCCGCGCCTACCCCCTCGCGGCTCGACATCGCGCTGTTTGCCAGCAACGGCTACCTGGTTTTTACGCCCGATATCAGCTACACTATCGGCGAGCCCGGCCCCTCGGCCGTAGAATTTGTGAACTCGGGCGTGGAGAGTTTGAAGAAAAACGCCTGGGTCGATGGTGCGCATATTGGTCTGCAAGGCCAGAGCTGGGGCGGCTACCAGGTGGCCTTCCTCATCACCCAGACGAACAGGTACGCCGCCGCCTGGGCCGGCGCGCCGGTCGTGAACATGACCTCGGCCTACGGCGGCATCCGCTGGGAATCGGGCATGAGCCGGCAGTTTCAGTACGAGCGCACCCAGAGCCGCATCGGCGGCACGCTCTGGGAAAAACCGGAGGTCTACATCCGCAACTCGCCGCTCTTCTTCCTACCCCAGGTGCAAACGCCGGTCGTCATCATGGCCAACGATGCCGACGGGGCCGTGCCCTGGTACCAGGGCATCGAGATGTTTACGGACCTGCGCCGCCTGGGCAAGCCGGTGTGGCTGCTGCAATACAACGGCGAGGCCCACAACCTGGTGAAGCGCGAAAACCGCAAGGATATTTCCATCCGCGAGCTGCAATTCTTCGACCACTACCTCAAGGGCGCGCCCGCCCCGGTGTGGCTGGAGAAGGGCGTGCCCGCCGTGGAGAAGGGTAGGAGCTGGGGCCTGGAAATGTCTGGTAGCCAGTAA
- a CDS encoding porin family protein, which translates to MRAHPTTFSAFILLATTLLTASAVQAQATFSLGPCVGFTMSTFHYSSSYFDYATDARSGYRPGYAAGLQASLGVGHWVVQPAVLYAQMGHRLNGVDSYWSPPQPISQEVRANYLVIPLTVARTQHPTGQGLQVFAGPYLGILLGGHAQVENRYGLTTGNVANAHQDHNDGNFYSQRFDGGLQAGLGYRHQQWLIRATYCLGLHSMDVSYDPSRGASPYYQTYYYNRAFQLSLAYLVSCKQ; encoded by the coding sequence ATGCGCGCTCATCCTACTACTTTTTCTGCATTCATCCTGTTGGCCACTACGCTACTCACCGCTTCTGCTGTTCAGGCACAGGCGACGTTTAGTCTGGGGCCTTGCGTAGGCTTTACTATGTCCACTTTCCACTATAGTAGTAGTTATTTTGACTATGCTACCGACGCGCGCAGTGGCTACCGCCCCGGCTACGCGGCAGGCTTACAGGCTAGTTTGGGGGTAGGGCACTGGGTAGTTCAACCCGCCGTACTTTATGCGCAAATGGGCCATCGGCTGAACGGCGTAGATAGCTACTGGTCACCTCCTCAGCCAATCAGCCAAGAGGTAAGGGCCAACTACTTAGTTATTCCGCTCACCGTGGCCCGGACTCAACATCCCACGGGACAAGGGCTGCAGGTTTTCGCGGGGCCGTACCTGGGTATCCTCTTAGGCGGTCACGCGCAAGTAGAGAACCGTTATGGATTAACAACGGGCAACGTGGCTAATGCTCATCAAGACCACAACGACGGCAATTTCTATTCCCAGCGCTTTGACGGGGGCTTGCAGGCAGGCCTTGGTTATCGCCACCAGCAATGGCTAATCCGCGCCACCTATTGCCTGGGCCTGCATAGTATGGACGTCAGCTACGACCCTTCCCGAGGCGCTTCCCCCTATTACCAGACGTACTATTATAATCGGGCCTTTCAACTTTCGCTGGCTTACTTGGTCAGCTGCAAACAGTAG
- a CDS encoding RCC1 domain-containing protein, translating to MSPISQRGHPRLVLVPGHYAQLAAGYQFSLALTAGGQLYAWGEDRSGQLGPGRQPTRPLEPDPHSPDATLVRVPGQWAQVAAGSSHVLALTPDGHLFAWGSNLRGELGPNAPVDDAPHPRPVPVPGRYRQVAAGINFSLALTPEGQLYAWGDNLYGQLATPANSWQATHQQKPPAMPTPRLIPGRWASVAAGAAFVLALRADGQLWAWGGNAKGQLGRSPNADSPVPAPLPGRYVRMSASGENCLALGPDGQLYAWGDNGTGQLGNGTKQSYFNDEPHPVPTATP from the coding sequence TGGCGGCCGGCTACCAGTTCAGCCTGGCGCTCACCGCCGGCGGGCAGCTCTACGCCTGGGGCGAGGACCGGAGCGGCCAGCTGGGCCCCGGCCGCCAGCCTACCCGCCCCCTGGAGCCCGACCCCCACTCGCCCGATGCCACGCTGGTGCGGGTGCCCGGCCAGTGGGCGCAGGTAGCAGCCGGCAGCAGCCACGTGCTGGCCCTTACCCCTGATGGCCACCTCTTTGCCTGGGGCTCGAACCTGCGCGGCGAGCTGGGCCCCAACGCCCCGGTTGACGACGCGCCCCACCCCCGGCCCGTGCCCGTACCGGGGCGCTACCGCCAGGTGGCCGCCGGCATCAACTTTAGCCTGGCCCTCACGCCCGAGGGCCAACTCTACGCCTGGGGCGACAACCTCTACGGCCAACTGGCGACGCCGGCCAACAGCTGGCAAGCCACCCACCAGCAAAAGCCCCCGGCCATGCCCACCCCCCGGCTAATACCCGGCCGCTGGGCCAGCGTAGCCGCCGGCGCAGCTTTCGTGCTGGCCCTGCGGGCCGACGGGCAGCTCTGGGCCTGGGGCGGCAATGCCAAGGGCCAGCTGGGCCGCTCCCCCAACGCGGACAGCCCCGTGCCCGCGCCGCTGCCCGGCCGCTACGTGCGGATGAGCGCGAGCGGCGAGAACTGCCTGGCGCTGGGCCCCGACGGGCAGCTCTACGCCTGGGGCGACAACGGCACGGGCCAGCTCGGCAACGGCACCAAGCAGAGCTATTTCAACGACGAGCCCCACCCGGTGCCCACCGCCACGCCCTAG